From Vibrio splendidus, a single genomic window includes:
- a CDS encoding TerB family tellurite resistance protein gives MFNSLTSMFKQLIEGQDLSKNQGASPNVAIASLLCEVAGADHQINESERVAKLQLLQRLLDLDEDQAKVLLAQAEPKVEQSVSLYDFTSQLRDLSQPVRIDLIKAMWEVAHADGEIDPIEDSVIRKTAELLYVDHSDFIKTKLNVLGKS, from the coding sequence ATGTTCAATTCTCTCACATCAATGTTTAAACAATTGATTGAAGGCCAGGACCTAAGCAAAAACCAAGGCGCATCACCTAATGTCGCCATTGCGAGTTTATTGTGTGAAGTCGCGGGAGCCGACCATCAGATCAATGAATCAGAAAGAGTCGCTAAGCTACAGCTTCTGCAACGTTTGCTGGATTTAGATGAAGATCAAGCAAAGGTTCTGCTAGCGCAAGCAGAACCGAAAGTAGAGCAATCAGTATCGCTGTATGACTTTACATCGCAACTCAGAGACCTATCTCAGCCAGTGCGAATCGACTTAATCAAAGCGATGTGGGAAGTGGCGCATGCCGATGGAGAAATTGACCCTATCGAAGATTCTGTGATCCGCAAAACAGCGGAACTGCTCTACGTTGACCACAGTGACTTTATCAAGACTAAGCTGAACGTACTCGGTAAAAGCTAA
- a CDS encoding alkaline phosphatase family protein translates to MILGTVLKPSTTSSLPLLLAGPILRKTTATEVVLWLATSSPLVGRADLYISETEHSRETGFSNEKEHSEPKQDQPFYTSSLEEHDSIQVGTHAWITLIRLQGEFPTNTLLEYDIHTESGSLKELAPHLVYNGKSRVEFKISTSADYILHGSCRNPHHPSKDSLVAADNKIAEQTVTERPDMLMMSGDQIYADHVAGPTLDAIQQVIQLLGLAGESLPTDSQIKEINSSDALYNSEYHLYQRHHLLPHHNTSDSLIDKLFPKRGIPIFSSTDCENHLVTLSEFIAMYLLVWSPTLWQCVNRERLIESNFTQGGPQLTPTEQQQWRDESVIIDDFIAGLPQVQRLFAHIPTYMIFDDHDITDDWNLTVGWEYAVDQNQFATQVIGNGLTAYWMCQGWGNKPESFDETFIEQAKQLFVDQPRITKQAHNEADDSNTTHSVSNIEPDKHQAFIEMLSRFEEWHYTIDTSPKVIVLDTRTRRWRSESRMNKPSGLMDWEALIEFQHQLLHQDKVVIVSAAPMFGVKFIETLQKMATTIGKPLVIDAENWMAHPGSANTLISIFTHTKTPTNFVVLSGDVHYSFAYDIKLRYRRNSPNIYQITCSGIKNQFPAPLLKFCDVWDRLLYSPRSVLNYFTKRKRLKIEKRSPDNQTFYRLSNRSAIGELRLDGDGKPQSITTLSGDGKITRFPEPD, encoded by the coding sequence ATGATTTTAGGTACCGTATTGAAACCCTCTACGACATCATCTCTTCCCCTGTTACTCGCCGGACCCATTTTAAGAAAAACCACCGCAACTGAAGTGGTACTTTGGTTAGCCACCAGCTCGCCCCTTGTTGGCCGGGCTGATCTTTATATTAGTGAAACTGAACATAGTCGAGAAACAGGCTTTTCGAACGAAAAAGAGCATTCAGAACCAAAACAAGACCAACCGTTTTACACCTCATCGCTTGAAGAGCATGATTCGATTCAAGTCGGTACACATGCGTGGATAACGCTAATTCGCTTACAAGGTGAGTTTCCGACTAATACGCTTCTTGAATATGACATTCACACAGAGTCAGGTTCACTAAAAGAGCTCGCCCCTCACCTTGTTTACAACGGTAAATCTCGCGTTGAGTTTAAGATATCAACCTCGGCTGATTATATTCTGCATGGCTCTTGCCGTAATCCGCATCATCCAAGCAAAGACAGCCTAGTCGCAGCCGATAACAAGATCGCCGAGCAAACCGTCACTGAAAGACCTGACATGCTGATGATGAGCGGCGACCAGATTTACGCCGACCATGTGGCAGGCCCAACACTTGATGCTATTCAACAAGTGATTCAACTGCTTGGTCTTGCTGGTGAGAGCTTACCGACCGACTCACAAATTAAAGAAATCAACAGCAGTGACGCGCTGTATAACAGTGAGTATCACCTCTATCAGCGCCATCACCTACTGCCACACCACAACACTTCGGATTCGCTGATCGATAAGCTATTCCCTAAACGCGGGATTCCTATCTTTAGCTCGACCGATTGTGAAAACCACTTGGTCACGCTGTCTGAGTTTATCGCAATGTACTTGTTGGTTTGGTCTCCGACACTGTGGCAATGTGTCAATCGAGAGCGTTTGATTGAGAGTAACTTTACTCAAGGTGGGCCCCAATTAACACCGACTGAGCAGCAACAGTGGCGTGATGAAAGCGTCATCATTGATGATTTCATTGCTGGTTTACCGCAAGTGCAGCGTCTGTTCGCACATATCCCAACGTACATGATCTTCGACGATCACGATATTACTGATGATTGGAACCTTACCGTGGGTTGGGAATACGCCGTCGACCAAAACCAGTTCGCGACTCAAGTCATTGGTAATGGCCTGACCGCCTACTGGATGTGTCAGGGTTGGGGTAACAAACCGGAAAGCTTCGACGAAACGTTTATCGAGCAAGCAAAACAGCTTTTTGTCGATCAACCGCGCATTACTAAACAAGCGCATAATGAAGCCGATGATAGCAATACTACTCACTCTGTTAGCAATATCGAGCCAGACAAGCATCAAGCCTTCATTGAGATGTTAAGTCGCTTTGAAGAGTGGCATTACACAATAGATACCTCACCCAAAGTCATTGTGTTGGATACTCGAACACGTCGTTGGCGTTCCGAGTCGCGCATGAATAAACCTTCAGGTTTAATGGACTGGGAAGCCTTGATTGAGTTTCAGCACCAGTTATTACATCAAGATAAAGTAGTGATCGTTTCTGCTGCACCTATGTTTGGCGTGAAGTTTATTGAAACACTGCAAAAGATGGCGACCACAATCGGCAAGCCATTAGTGATTGACGCTGAAAACTGGATGGCACATCCGGGCAGTGCCAATACGCTGATCAGTATCTTCACCCATACCAAAACACCGACCAACTTCGTGGTACTTTCTGGTGACGTTCACTACTCCTTCGCTTATGACATCAAGCTTAGGTATCGTCGCAACAGCCCGAACATCTATCAAATCACCTGTAGTGGCATTAAAAATCAGTTCCCTGCTCCGCTGCTTAAATTCTGCGATGTGTGGGACCGCCTGTTATACAGCCCTCGCTCAGTTTTGAACTATTTCACTAAGCGTAAGCGCTTAAAAATCGAGAAGCGAAGCCCTGATAATCAGACCTTCTATCGCCTTTCAAACCGCAGTGCGATTGGGGAATTAAGGCTAGATGGGGATGGTAAACCTCAGTCGATCACCACCCTCAGTGGTGACGGTAAAATTACGCGTTTTCCAGAACCGGACTAG
- a CDS encoding MipA/OmpV family protein: MKLKYLPTLTSTGVALLSSAFLSANAWAAEEQEWGIAAMFRTASIPYDTSGGDQSVNSFVPMLFFKNDYVFIDGTEMGAYLYQTDDEKWSFNAISRMRFIDIPASEQNAIEGDTADFGAQLTYQLDGPWSVETELMSDSEYNFHGNFRAKAKYETGDWEFYPSATLRYKSADFNSEYYSADSETIGAGVDLNVGVEARYHVVSNLYLLGSTSVTRLDDNAYDSSIVEDRYQGELYLGFGFFNDKEKAPKPKLSNAPYLRVAHGWATPSNIGDIMKFNREKDEYNNQLTSFFYGHPLTDEIFGFPLDIYLTPGIAHHWSSEVQSSSTEYIIAIKAYYTFDWPTQWRVGVAEGMSYIDSITYIEGSEMDRKGYTASHLLNYLDFSFDVNVGDLIGKNDLNNLWFGYSLHHRSAIFENASQFGRIKGGSNYNTVYFQYEF, translated from the coding sequence ATGAAGCTCAAATATTTACCGACTCTCACTTCAACTGGAGTGGCTTTACTAAGTAGCGCTTTCCTAAGTGCTAATGCGTGGGCTGCTGAAGAACAAGAGTGGGGCATCGCTGCAATGTTCCGTACTGCAAGCATCCCTTATGACACGTCTGGTGGTGACCAATCGGTTAACTCATTCGTACCGATGCTGTTTTTCAAGAACGACTATGTGTTCATTGATGGTACCGAGATGGGTGCTTATCTTTATCAAACAGATGACGAGAAATGGTCTTTTAATGCTATTTCTCGCATGCGTTTTATTGATATCCCAGCTTCTGAGCAGAACGCAATTGAAGGCGATACTGCGGACTTCGGTGCTCAACTGACCTACCAACTTGATGGTCCTTGGTCTGTCGAGACGGAATTAATGAGCGACAGTGAGTACAACTTCCACGGTAACTTTCGTGCTAAAGCCAAGTATGAAACTGGAGATTGGGAGTTTTACCCGAGCGCGACGCTGCGTTATAAAAGTGCTGACTTCAACAGTGAATATTACTCTGCAGATAGTGAAACCATTGGTGCAGGTGTAGATCTGAATGTCGGTGTTGAAGCGCGTTACCATGTGGTTTCGAATTTATACTTATTGGGGTCAACCAGTGTGACTCGATTAGACGATAATGCCTACGATTCGTCGATAGTCGAAGACCGCTATCAAGGTGAGTTGTACCTTGGCTTTGGTTTCTTTAACGACAAAGAGAAAGCTCCGAAACCTAAGCTGAGTAATGCGCCGTATTTACGTGTCGCACACGGTTGGGCTACGCCATCCAATATTGGCGACATCATGAAGTTCAATAGAGAGAAAGACGAATACAACAACCAGTTGACCTCGTTCTTCTATGGCCACCCGTTAACCGATGAGATCTTCGGCTTCCCATTGGACATCTACCTAACGCCAGGTATCGCGCACCACTGGAGTTCAGAGGTTCAATCGAGTAGCACCGAGTATATTATTGCGATCAAAGCGTATTACACCTTTGATTGGCCAACCCAGTGGCGTGTAGGTGTGGCAGAAGGTATGTCTTACATCGATTCGATTACCTATATCGAAGGCTCTGAGATGGACCGTAAAGGTTACACAGCAAGCCATCTGTTGAATTACTTAGACTTCTCATTCGATGTAAACGTCGGCGACTTGATTGGTAAGAATGACTTGAACAACTTGTGGTTCGGTTACTCATTGCATCACCGTTCTGCAATCTTTGAAAACGCATCCCAGTTCGGACGAATCAAAGGCGGCAGTAACTACAACACGGTTTATTTCCAATACGAGTTCTAA
- the hrpA gene encoding ATP-dependent RNA helicase HrpA, with protein sequence MTSSPEKADNNKNAAQPSSPQNEAKSNQPASNRPAKHLKAKQPKTNQPKAKPADHSAAANTKASQNSPASLRKALNECMMRDRFRLSKRIAGASRIKNEQSKNVVFDEIALDIAKSMMTANQRASHKPTIEYPEILPVSQKRDDIAKAISENQVVIVAGETGSGKTTQLPKICSELGRGRMGLIGHTQPRRLAARSVANRIAEEMETQLGDFVGYKVRFNDQISDNTQIKLMTDGILLAEIQHDRFLSQYDTIIIDEAHERSLNIDFIMGYLRELLPKRPDLKVIITSATIDPERFSKHFNNAPIIEVSGRTYPVDTRYRPLGGDESDSDRDQIEGIFEAVDELCDEGQGDILIFMNGEREIRDTADSLSKRNLRDTEIVPLYARLSAGEQNRIFQSHTGRRIVLATNVAETSLTVPGIKYVIDPGTARISRYSYRTKVQRLPIEPVSQASANQRKGRCGRVAEGICIRLYSEEDFESRPEFTDPEILRTNLASVILQMTALGLGDIQAFPFVEAPDKRNIQDGVRLLEELGAIATVEPSANKNKNHGDDKKKLTAIGRKLAKLPIDPRLARMVIEAPSNRCLHEVMVIASALSIQDPRERPSDKQQSSDDKHKRFFDKESDFITFVNLWDYVKQQQKELSSNQFRKQCKQDYLNYLRIREWQDVYFQIHQAMRELDTKLNTEPGSYDGIHMSLLSGLLSHIGMKDQEKNEYQGARNARFHIFPASGLFKKQPKWIMSAELVETSKLWGRVIAKIQPEWIEPLAKHLIKRSYSEPHWSKKQAAVMAHEKVMLYGIPIIPKRLVNYGAIDATVSRELFVRSALVEGEWETKHAFFKQNRKLLQEVEELEHKSRRRDILIDDDELFDFYDQRVGEEAVSGRHFDTWWKKTSQKTPELLNFEKSMLFRGDASHVTDLDYPNFWHQNGIKLKLSYQFEPGDDNDGVTVHIPLPILNQIDQNGFDWQIPGLRQELVISLIKSLPKTLRRNFVPAPNYADAFLARVTPLEAPLLDSLEKELRRMTGVEVVRDDWKLDQIPEHLKVTFRAVDHRKRKLKEQKDLHELKESLKDKVQETLSKVADDDIEQQNLHTWSFGELPKVYQQKRGGYDVKAFPALVDSKDSVEIKLFETEQEQISAMKSGQRRLILLNVPSPIKYLHSNLPNKSKLGLYFNPYGQVLDLIDDCIACGIDKLIEEKGGLVWEPEQFEALKEHVRAELGDSVVEIAQQVETILTTAFSISKKLKGRVDLSMAFALSDIKAQVEGLIFKGFATECGWKRLPDILRYMRAIERRMEKLPIDPNKDRLHMIKVESVMNDYKELLNKIPKGIAVPENVKEVRWMVEELRVSFFAQQLGTPYPVSDKRVKNAIDAC encoded by the coding sequence TTGACTTCGTCTCCGGAAAAAGCAGACAACAACAAGAATGCAGCACAGCCAAGTTCTCCACAGAACGAAGCGAAATCGAATCAGCCTGCATCGAACCGACCTGCTAAGCATTTAAAAGCTAAACAACCAAAAACAAATCAACCAAAAGCTAAACCTGCCGATCATTCAGCAGCAGCCAATACAAAAGCATCTCAAAATAGCCCAGCTTCTCTTCGTAAAGCGCTCAACGAATGTATGATGCGCGATCGCTTCCGTCTGAGTAAGCGAATTGCTGGTGCGAGTAGAATTAAAAACGAACAATCTAAGAACGTTGTCTTCGATGAGATAGCGTTAGACATTGCCAAGTCAATGATGACGGCAAATCAGCGTGCCTCGCACAAACCAACCATCGAATACCCAGAGATTCTCCCTGTTAGCCAAAAACGCGATGATATTGCGAAAGCCATTTCTGAAAACCAAGTGGTTATCGTGGCGGGTGAAACGGGTTCGGGTAAAACCACTCAGTTACCAAAGATTTGTTCTGAGCTTGGCCGTGGCCGCATGGGCTTAATTGGCCACACTCAGCCTCGTCGTCTTGCGGCACGTTCAGTTGCCAACCGCATTGCGGAAGAGATGGAAACACAGTTGGGTGATTTTGTTGGTTATAAGGTTCGTTTTAACGACCAAATATCTGATAACACGCAAATCAAATTGATGACCGACGGTATCTTACTGGCGGAAATTCAGCACGACCGTTTCTTAAGCCAATACGACACCATCATTATCGATGAAGCCCACGAACGTAGCCTGAACATTGACTTCATCATGGGTTACCTAAGAGAGCTTCTGCCAAAGCGTCCTGATCTTAAAGTTATCATTACATCAGCGACCATCGATCCTGAGCGTTTCTCGAAGCACTTTAACAATGCGCCGATTATTGAAGTATCAGGTCGTACTTACCCAGTTGATACGCGTTACCGCCCATTAGGTGGTGATGAAAGTGATTCAGACCGTGACCAAATCGAAGGTATCTTTGAAGCGGTAGATGAGCTGTGTGATGAAGGGCAAGGCGATATCTTGATCTTCATGAACGGTGAGCGTGAGATTCGTGATACTGCCGACTCTTTAAGTAAACGTAACTTGCGTGATACCGAAATTGTTCCGCTGTACGCACGTCTATCGGCGGGTGAACAGAACCGTATCTTCCAGTCTCATACTGGTCGACGCATCGTTCTGGCGACCAACGTGGCAGAAACCTCGTTAACCGTTCCGGGCATCAAGTATGTCATCGACCCGGGTACGGCGCGTATCAGCCGATACAGCTATCGTACCAAGGTACAACGCCTACCGATTGAACCAGTATCTCAAGCGAGTGCTAACCAGCGTAAAGGTCGTTGTGGTCGTGTTGCTGAAGGTATCTGTATTCGTCTGTATTCTGAGGAAGATTTCGAATCACGCCCAGAGTTTACTGACCCAGAGATCCTTCGTACTAACCTAGCATCGGTTATCCTTCAGATGACTGCGCTAGGCTTGGGCGACATTCAAGCATTCCCATTTGTTGAAGCGCCAGATAAACGTAATATTCAAGATGGTGTAAGGCTGCTTGAAGAGTTGGGTGCGATCGCGACAGTCGAACCGTCTGCGAACAAAAACAAGAATCATGGCGACGACAAGAAGAAGCTAACCGCGATTGGTCGCAAGCTCGCTAAGCTGCCGATTGATCCACGTTTAGCTCGTATGGTGATTGAAGCGCCAAGTAATAGATGCCTGCACGAAGTGATGGTAATTGCTTCTGCGTTGTCTATTCAGGATCCGCGTGAGCGCCCATCAGACAAACAACAATCGTCTGACGATAAGCACAAACGCTTCTTCGATAAAGAGTCAGATTTCATCACGTTTGTGAACCTTTGGGATTACGTTAAGCAGCAACAAAAAGAGCTGTCGAGTAACCAGTTCCGCAAACAGTGTAAGCAAGATTACCTGAACTATTTACGTATCCGTGAATGGCAAGATGTGTACTTCCAAATTCACCAAGCAATGCGTGAATTGGATACCAAGCTGAATACAGAGCCGGGCAGCTACGATGGCATTCACATGTCACTGCTATCAGGCTTGCTTTCGCACATCGGTATGAAAGACCAAGAGAAGAATGAATATCAAGGTGCTCGTAACGCACGCTTCCATATCTTCCCTGCGTCTGGCTTATTTAAGAAACAACCAAAGTGGATCATGTCTGCTGAGCTGGTGGAAACCTCAAAACTTTGGGGTCGTGTTATCGCTAAGATTCAGCCTGAATGGATTGAACCACTAGCAAAACACCTGATTAAGCGCAGCTACAGCGAACCACATTGGTCGAAGAAGCAAGCGGCAGTAATGGCACACGAAAAAGTGATGCTTTACGGAATCCCAATTATCCCGAAACGTTTAGTGAACTACGGTGCGATTGATGCCACTGTCAGCCGTGAATTGTTCGTGCGCAGCGCTTTGGTTGAAGGTGAGTGGGAAACCAAACATGCCTTCTTCAAGCAGAACCGTAAGCTACTGCAAGAAGTAGAAGAGCTAGAACATAAATCGCGTCGTCGTGACATCTTGATCGACGATGATGAACTGTTCGACTTTTATGACCAACGTGTTGGCGAAGAGGCTGTTTCAGGCCGTCACTTCGATACATGGTGGAAGAAGACCAGCCAGAAAACACCAGAGCTGCTTAACTTCGAAAAGTCGATGCTGTTCCGCGGTGATGCAAGCCACGTTACTGATTTGGATTACCCTAACTTCTGGCACCAAAATGGTATCAAGCTGAAGCTGAGCTATCAATTTGAGCCGGGCGACGACAACGATGGTGTAACGGTCCATATCCCGCTGCCTATCTTGAACCAGATTGACCAAAACGGTTTTGATTGGCAGATCCCAGGCCTACGTCAGGAACTGGTAATTAGCCTAATCAAGTCGTTACCTAAAACGCTACGCCGTAACTTTGTGCCTGCGCCAAACTACGCTGATGCGTTCTTGGCTCGTGTGACACCACTTGAAGCACCGTTGTTGGATTCTCTTGAAAAAGAGCTGCGCCGCATGACAGGTGTGGAAGTAGTACGTGATGACTGGAAGTTAGACCAGATTCCAGAGCACTTGAAGGTAACATTCCGCGCTGTAGATCATCGCAAGCGTAAGCTTAAAGAACAGAAAGACTTGCATGAATTGAAAGAGAGCCTAAAAGACAAGGTTCAAGAAACGCTTTCTAAAGTGGCAGACGATGACATCGAACAGCAAAACCTGCATACGTGGAGCTTTGGTGAGTTACCAAAAGTCTACCAACAGAAGCGTGGCGGCTACGATGTTAAAGCCTTCCCAGCGCTGGTGGATTCTAAAGACAGCGTAGAGATCAAATTGTTCGAAACCGAGCAAGAGCAGATCTCGGCAATGAAATCGGGTCAGCGTCGTTTAATCCTGTTGAACGTGCCATCGCCGATCAAATATTTGCACTCTAACTTGCCGAACAAATCTAAGCTTGGCTTGTATTTCAACCCATACGGACAGGTGCTCGATCTTATCGATGACTGTATCGCTTGTGGTATTGATAAGCTGATTGAAGAGAAGGGCGGTTTGGTTTGGGAACCAGAGCAGTTTGAAGCACTGAAAGAACACGTACGTGCAGAGCTGGGCGACAGCGTGGTTGAGATTGCTCAACAGGTTGAAACCATCCTAACGACCGCATTCAGCATCAGTAAGAAGCTGAAAGGACGTGTCGATCTTTCAATGGCATTCGCACTTTCTGACATAAAAGCTCAGGTAGAAGGTTTGATTTTTAAGGGGTTTGCCACAGAATGCGGGTGGAAACGCCTGCCGGATATTCTACGCTATATGAGAGCGATTGAACGCCGCATGGAAAAACTGCCGATTGACCCGAACAAAGATCGCTTGCATATGATCAAAGTTGAGTCAGTAATGAATGATTACAAAGAGCTGCTGAATAAAATCCCAAAAGGGATCGCGGTTCCAGAAAATGTAAAAGAGGTGCGTTGGATGGTAGAAGAGCTTCGTGTAAGCTTCTTCGCACAGCAGCTCGGAACGCCTTACCCAGTATCAGATAAGCGTGTTAAAAACGCGATTGATGCTTGCTAA
- a CDS encoding outer membrane beta-barrel protein, with product MKKTLLALVLLGASSTAMADSWLYGGVMGGQNSFAGEDETAMGIHVGTGILPLIGVEAGYWDLGSFDNVSYGNRAKQGVDVSTAYLAIKPSIDFGPLHVYAKGGLHSYEVKGDSFKQDDVDIMYGVGAEYFIFGPLSVGASYQNFKMKDDDSGVFTLNATIHLL from the coding sequence ATGAAAAAAACGTTATTAGCACTAGTATTGCTAGGTGCATCTTCAACAGCAATGGCTGATTCATGGTTATACGGTGGTGTTATGGGTGGTCAAAACTCATTTGCTGGTGAAGATGAAACGGCGATGGGCATCCACGTAGGTACAGGTATCCTTCCACTAATCGGTGTTGAAGCGGGTTACTGGGATCTTGGTTCTTTCGACAACGTTAGCTACGGTAACCGTGCTAAACAAGGTGTTGACGTAAGTACTGCTTACCTAGCAATCAAACCAAGTATCGACTTCGGTCCTCTTCACGTATATGCGAAGGGTGGTCTTCACTCTTACGAAGTGAAAGGCGATAGCTTCAAACAAGACGACGTTGATATCATGTACGGTGTAGGCGCAGAATACTTCATCTTTGGTCCACTATCTGTCGGCGCTAGCTACCAAAACTTCAAAATGAAAGATGACGACTCTGGCGTATTTACGCTAAACGCAACTATCCACCTACTGTAA
- a CDS encoding TetR/AcrR family transcriptional regulator, whose translation MFGFGCKGDKQSIFGCKAVLSKKQQSIADREVELMLLAKDLVREQGFGNLTMDRLTAASSYSKGTIYNHFCSKEDVVLALCIHSLKSEALLFARSGEFEGNSREKIVALHVAYRVYARMEPVLSTCAIMAKSPWVLEKASSARVAEMNQLEEIVIEQADLLVNQAVEAGDLKFSSGVGSDAIVFANWSIAFGSNALSQNASNSHCIKRLQDPYSVLHNANMILDGLNWQPLSSDWDYRKTWRRVEQELFSEEVAYLESVGR comes from the coding sequence ATGTTTGGCTTTGGTTGTAAAGGCGATAAACAAAGTATCTTTGGTTGCAAGGCGGTGCTGTCTAAGAAGCAGCAATCCATAGCCGACCGAGAAGTAGAATTGATGTTGTTAGCAAAAGATCTGGTTCGAGAACAAGGGTTCGGAAATCTAACGATGGATAGGCTAACGGCGGCAAGCTCTTATTCTAAAGGTACGATATACAATCACTTTTGCAGCAAAGAAGACGTGGTTTTAGCGTTATGTATTCATTCTCTTAAGTCTGAGGCACTGTTGTTTGCTCGTTCTGGAGAGTTTGAAGGCAACTCACGCGAAAAGATTGTGGCATTGCATGTTGCGTACCGAGTTTATGCTCGTATGGAACCGGTATTATCAACTTGCGCGATTATGGCGAAAAGCCCATGGGTACTAGAGAAAGCCTCCAGTGCACGCGTGGCCGAGATGAATCAATTAGAAGAAATCGTTATCGAACAAGCGGATCTGCTCGTCAATCAAGCAGTAGAAGCCGGTGACCTAAAGTTCTCTTCTGGCGTGGGTTCAGATGCCATCGTATTCGCCAACTGGTCAATCGCATTTGGTTCAAATGCTTTGTCTCAGAATGCTTCAAACAGTCATTGTATCAAGCGGTTACAAGATCCGTATTCAGTATTACATAACGCGAACATGATTTTAGACGGCCTCAACTGGCAGCCCCTTTCGAGTGATTGGGATTACCGTAAAACCTGGCGCCGTGTAGAACAAGAACTGTTCAGTGAAGAAGTCGCTTACTTAGAGTCAGTAGGTCGATAA